DNA sequence from the Eulemur rufifrons isolate Redbay chromosome 6, OSU_ERuf_1, whole genome shotgun sequence genome:
GCCAGAGGAACAGACCACGTGACTAGGGGGTTGGAACTTGCAGCCCCATCCCCTGACTTCTGGGGAGGGGTAAGATTGAGCtaatcaccaatggccagtgaCATAATCTAATCTATCATGcctaatgaagcctccataaaactCTAAACGAGGTGCGGGGAGCTTCCAGGTCACTGCTTGCATGGCATGCCAGGAGGGTGACACATCGCAATGCAGAAACTCCTGTGTTCGGGACGTCCGAATCTTGCCTCGTGTAGTCATCCGACCGTTAGTCTatcatcctttataataaaccagttcATGTCAGTAAATGTTTCCCTGACGTCTGTTGGCCATTACAGCAAATTATCAAACATGAGGAGGAGGTTGTGGGAACCCCCAATTTTGGGCTGGTCAGAAGTATAGGCAGCAACCTGGGCATCTAAAGTGGGGCCAGTTTTGTGGGATTGAGCCCTTAACTTGTGGGGTCTGCACTGAGTCCAGGCCACTAGTGTCAGAACCGAATCAGAGGACGCCCATCTGGTGTCTGGTTGGGGTGGGAACCCCCGTCCCTGACATTTGCTATCACAAGTGTTATGGGTGTagaaaaacagtttttctttttcagatatccAAAAAGACTTCCCCCACTGGGATTCCAAGGAAggcagctgggaggggcaggagggggccgGCTTCAGAGAGCAAAGAAGCGCTGGGGAGTCAGGGGCGGCGGCACCCCTCTTCCCCCTTCACCCAAAGTCATGGTCAGGCCTCAGCACACACTCAGATTCAGTTGCTTCCACCAGCCCTGGGGGGCCCTGGTGTTGTCCcgggatggaggtggggaggggggactCTCGAGGGAGGGTGAACAGGGCACCCTAAGTGATCAGCCACCTATGTTCAGTAACATCCTTCCACACTCTGGGCTGCAGTCGTGTCCCCGGCCCCACTTTTTCCATCTCTCCCTGGAAGCCCAGAGGTGCCCACCGGCAGCTCCCGGCCACACACACTCAGAGTCCCTAGGGTCTTGGCTGAGGCCCGGCACACCCCTGTGGCTGGGATGTGGGGCTTTAAGTCATGGAACCACCACCCACCCACAGTCACCGTGGCCACCACCCTGTGCAGAGAACCACACATCAGGAACCAGCTTGCCCCAGAGAAATGTCACACAGGAATAGACACCAAGAGGGCgcttgacaaacatttattgagcatttactatgtgccaggccctgtgcagggCTCTGGGAAAACGAAGTCAATAAAACTTGGTCCCTGCCCaaaaggagctcacagtctagtgggccAAGCTATAAACTGTGTAACAGCAGCGGAGGTGGATTTAGCTTCACCATTttacaatgaaattttatatatgttttttcaaGTGTAAACACCCAGCAACACAACCATCTTGTTGTAAAAGCACATGGGCATAAATGTAAACACAGTCACATGATTGAAAGGACAGAAATCACCTGCAGTAACGCTTGTGCATCTAGAGTCTAGAGCCAGATGTCTGTGTGATTTATTCCTTCATGTCAGGTGTGATACAAGTTTTGCCAATCTGCAGACGTGGTGGTTGAGGCACAGGAGTTCGGTGGCCCACCCGCCACCACACAGTGGGCAGCCACCCTGGACACAAGGTACCCTGAGTCCTCAGCCACTGGCTTTTCTCCACCACACCTGAGTGGTGGTCTTTTAATCTCCCCTATACATCCTGGGGCTCCTCCTGAGCCTGTCAGGTGGGGATTGAGGGACCATGTCCCAGGAGCCCACAAAGCTGAGATCCCTCAACCTGGCTTGGTGCATGGCTGGCCTACGGTGACACCTGCTCAGGTGAGCATGCAGCACACTATGGCCATGCACGGACCCTTCCTGACTGATACAAACTTTCTGCTCAGTCTCTAAATCAGGCTGTCAGTGTCCTATGGGAACAACTGCCCCCCAAGTTCCCCTGTTCCCCCACTCACCACTCAATTATCATGAGTGAGGCAGCCCAGGTGTGGGGGTGCCCTGTCCTTCCCACACCTGCCCCTGCACCCAAACAGGTCAGTGGAGTTAGGGGTTGGAGGTGGGAACGCCAGACTTGCCTGTGTGGTTTAGTTTAGGAGGGTGTGGAACCTAGCAAAGGGTCCCCAGCGGGCCACCTCATGGCCGGGGAATGGGGCTCgggttcacttgagcccaagagagGGTGGGGTGAAGCCGGGCAGCTGAGGGTACAGGCCTGAAAGGCTGGAGAAGGCAGGGCTGAGTTTAGGACCCACATGCCCACCTCCCCTGCAGGCTGGACACACCGTTTCACTTTAGAAAGGCCGCAGTAATTCTCAGCCCCTTGGGGGCGAGCGCCCTGGGCCCCCCCAGTGGCCTCTCTCAGACAGAGGCCTACCAGGCAAGTCAGAAGGGACAATATGTTAAAGAAAAGGTATTTCTGACCCCATTTGCAGAgcaggggttaggggaaggcgAGATGCCTCTCAGTGACTGACACCACAAGTCAGCCCTGTCCAATGTCCTGTCCTGGAGCTACCCCACCCTCTAGGACAGCCACCCTCTGGGACAGCCGCCGTTCcgggcccccccccccgcccccccggggCTGCCTTCCAGCCATCCTGCCCTCAGGCTTGCTTTGGGAGGCCGGATTCCCCATAACAAACCCCACCCCCCAATGACGGCCCAGACGGAActctcttaataaaaaaaaataatttattgtcaaCAAAGGTGATATATACAACAGGAAAACAGGTGAACAGGAGCGCAGGACTGAACGGAGCCCCGGAGAGCCCTCTGCAGGGATGGGGCGGGAAGAGGTAATGGAGGCCTCCTAGTTCAGGGGCCTGAACAACAAGTGAGGGAGGGGAGGTGTCCCCCGAGGTAGTGGGACTCAGTTCAAACCCCGTTACGACCACCTCTCGTGTAAGGCACTGTGCCAGGGGAGAATGGTGGGGGCTCAGAAGGTGGGAGGAGGCTGCGTGGGCAGAGAGGTCTGGGTCAGGAAAGGATGGGGTAGGTGTTCTCCACAGGCCCAATGCCCCACTGCGGGCAGCCTAAGCCGCCCCTGTCAGCCTCAGCTGCCCTCGGGCCTGGCCAGGGTAGACAGTTCCAGTGCCCCGAGGTACCAGTGgatgctgccccacccccaccctgccctggcacCTGGTCTTACCCTCTCCGCCAGGTGGCCAGGCCGGGCAGCTGAGTTATAAACCAAAGGGCCATGCTGTGTCTTCCCCCACTTCCTCTCTCCCCCCCCAGGAAAGCAAGAATTTACACCCCACTCCCTGCCTTTGGCTCCCCCCCTGCAGTGGTGTTGGATTCCGACAGAACTGTGGGCCAGTCTGGGGCGTCATCTGCTCCCGCACCCTTGGTGCCCTGGGGGTGCTTGGACCAGTCTTGCAGGAGGCTGACCGCTGGGGGCTCCTCCATCCGCACGCGGATAACCTGGAGATCCAGTGTCCCGCGGAGCCCTGgagggggagctgggcagggatgggagcagagagcagagtcAGGGCCCCCCAGATACCCTGCCACGAGGATGCTCCCTGAAAGCTCTGTAAGCTGTACCCCCATTTCAAGGGCCTTCTTGACGTGCACAGCCTAGTGCCTGGTCTGAGGGGAAGCCAGGACCGCAGGAGGCTCCACTCTTGGTGGATGCAAAGACTACTACCAACCCAAACACAAGGCCACAGCCTTCTCAGGCCCAAGACAGACACTCAGGAGGGACTCCGTCGGGCAGAGAAGAGGCCTGGACAGCCTCCGGCCCTGCTCTGCAAGTTCAACCAGGCTCTTATCTCCACAGTCAACATCTACGTCACAAGGACCCCACGTCCACCTTAGCTGGATGGAGAAGCTACTCACAACGGGCAAAACTGGGCCGCGAGACATGGACTGCCATGGCCAGTGCCGCCATAAAAACATCCTGCGTCCCCTGCGAAGGGGGCACATGCAAAAGTTACACTACACTGAAAAGCGAAACCAGAAAATGGTGATTGCAACTGCTGTGCTGTCTGTATTGAGaagaatttgtttgtttttttctatacagCTTTTAGAGATACATTTAAAATGTGGCAGAGAAAACAGGTACGATTTTGCTGTATACTGTAGTCTGCTGGTTTTGAAAATGACTTAAAGGCTGCCACCAGGTTGTAGCATTTAGCAAATTCTGTTTTGTGTACCCATAAGGGGGCTCACCTCCCTGAAAAACTACAAGCTCCTTGAGGAAAGCCTGAATCCCACTCATTTGTTCATGAattcaacaataatttattgagcaactatgaTGTGATGTGCCCAACACTGTTCCGGTTGCTAGGACGACTATGGTGGATGGAGCTGACCAAGCTGGCATTCTGGAATTTACCTTCTAATGGTGAGAGCCAATAAACAGGATAAAATAAAGATGCAGTAAGTTATACACAGACAGatacaaagttgaaaaatatacCAGGGGGAGGGGACAAGGTAGCAGGGAGCGGGCAGGTGAGCGGAGATGCAGGGGAGGTGAGGAGTCAGTTCTGTGGAGGGCTGGGGGaacagcattccaggcagagggaagagcaaaggCGATGCCCTAGAGGACATGCTGGCTGCTGCAGAACAGCCAGCGCCTGGGCAGAGCGAGTGCAGTGCAGTGGGAGAGGTCAGGAGCCTCGTGGGGCAGCTCCCTGGTCACCATGAGGACTCTGGCTTTTATCTGGAATGCAACAGGAGCAGCACTGGAGGGTTCTGGGCAGAGGAGTGAGCGGATCTGACTTGTGCCTTCAGCAGGGACACTCTGGCGGCTGCATGAGAGCAGAGCACAGCGGGCAAAGCTCAGAAGCCCAGAGACCAGTTAGAAGGTCAATACAGGAAGCAGGTGAGATGGCTCGGACTAGGGTAGCAGCAGCGGAGGTGGTGACAGGAGAGGAACTCTGAACTCATTTTGGAGGATCTGCTGCAGACTGACGTGGGGCTGGAGACACAGCGCACTGAAGGATGGGATTGCCAGTTTACCGGGAAAGGGAAAATGGGGGAGGAGAAGAGTGGCTGTGGGTAGGGTGTGGGAAGGAGATGGGGGttcaatttggatatgccaagtTTGAGAGATCTTTTAGATAACCAAGGAGAGATGTCACCTGGGCAACTGGAAGAGAGGCTAGAACCAGGGTGGAAGGGTTGAGCTGGGAGTTACGAGCACATAAATGGTACTGAAAGCTATGAACCTGGATGACAGCTCCCAGGGAGTGAGTACTGACACTGACCCATGGCTGGtgatatttaatcatttattcattcaccaaacaCATAAGCAGTGCCtattctgtgccagacactgttctggcCACCGGGGATATTACAGTGCATGAAACAGACAAACATCCTAACCTGAAGGGGCTCACATTCTAGAAAGGGAAGACACACAGCACTATAAGCTTCCAACTCTGGAAGCTGAGAATGAACAAGTGAGAGAAACTCAGAAGGAAAAGACAGTggggtaggaggaaaaccaggtgAGCAGCCACCCAAAAAGCCAAGGGAAGAAAGTTGTCTCCAGGAAGGAGTGAGCAATGGGTCCATTGTTACTACCAGATCAAGAAAGAGAAGGACCAAGAACTGACCGCTGGATTTAAGTTTCTGGGTGTCAATGGCGACCTTGCCAAAGAAGCATTTTTCGTGTGTTGAGGATGAAAGTTTGATTGAAGCGGATTCCAGAGACAGGCTGTGGGCAGCTGGTGTAGAAAACGCTTTCCAGGTTTGCTGAAAAGGTTTGGGGACAAATGGGACAGTGGctagagaggaaggaggggttAAGAAGGGGGAAACACAACCCTGTGTTGGTGGATGGGGAAACGGAGAAGAGCTGGAGCGACGGGGAGGGGTGGGCTCCAGTGATGGGTAGAGGGGCAGCTTTTGCCTGGGGCACTTCAGCTATAGGGACTGAAGGACACAAAGCAGAGAATGTGGCCTGGGTGCcggagggagggagcaggtggATGCTGCTTGTAGGTGAGGCGTCCCCGTGGGTGTAGTGGAAATAGAATAGGCTGCCGCTGACTAGTTTGAGGGCCCTGAGCGAGGTGTCTAACCTCCCTAAGGAGGGATGCAAAATGGGGATCGTAATACCTTACGTGGTGGTTGTGTGGATTTAGTGAGATAACGTATTAGAAGAGTTAAGTACATAGTAAGGGCTCAAGAGGTATGGACTTCTCAAGCCAATGGAATTAAGTGCCAATTCTTCCTGGCAGCAAGGACGACAGAGGAACGGGAGGGTGGGAAGGTCAGGAGAGTGAGGCCTGAGAGGTGGTAGAGATCAGAGCTCCAGGGCCATGGAACAGCAAGGCTGGAGGATTTGGCAGTCCCAGGGCAAGCTAAACCCTTCTGTGGCCCCACTCCTGAACTGTCCCTGCCCAAATTCCTGTGCTTCCTGGCATCactttcccccttcctcccatcCGCGCTCAGGCACATTTCACACAGAGCTGCTGCCTCTGCAGAGGGTGGGGCTGAGCCCATTCCCCTTGCTTCTCACCAAAGCCCTCTGAGAGGGACTCTGGAAATGTCACCACCAGAATGACAGCTATCAATCATCCACTCatcctttcaataaatttttactgagggctttctttgtgccaggcactgttctaggcgcTAAGGACACAACAGCGAACAAAACTAAAGACCCTCAGGAAGCTCAGACTCGTGCACTTTCTCTCACCAGGCTTCCTGTGATCCGCCCAGAAACACACTGGATCTGGCCATGGTGTCCTAAGCCAGATCTCTAGGTcctacttttataattaaacacCAGCAAGGCAAAGAGACTCTTTTTTCCGTTATTTGTGAGTGTGTCCTCTCGGCCTACCTTCGCTCCTGGCCTGGACCCTCTCCCCACACTCATCCTACAAGGTCCTTGGAAAGTTCTAGAAAGTTCTCCCAGACTGCCTCACATTCACATCCATCAGCTCAGCGAACCTGACCACGGTGACCTTTTCCACCTTCTAAATCCAtggtttttaaacttcttttttgaAAGTGGCAGGTATTTATTCCGACAAAGTCTTCAGAGGACTTCAATCCACACATAATACAGAAAACAGACATTATTCTGGCTGAAGCCTCACAGGTTTCTAAGACATCTGTCCAAGCTGTGGGTTCTTGAAACAGTCTGAAACTTCGGGTCCAGAGCCTCTGTTCTGCACAGAAGCATCACGGGTGCCCTACTAGTCTTTAAAGTGTCACTGCCTCCAACCTGTGCCCCTACACCGAGTTTTAGGGGACAAAGGCTGCCTTACTCATGTTACCTCCCAGCCTCGGGGCTGGGCTCCAGGAACACCTGCTGTTGCACTAAGTGCCTCCTGCAGCTTCTGGCCATCTCCAACCTCCACAAATCCTGCCACGGCTGAGAAGGCCCTGCAACCTCCTCCATCTCTCTCAGGTCATTCAGTCAGTGTACTGAACCCCATTCCTCTGAGGCTTTGCCCATTCGCCCCAAAGGAGCCTAAAATCTCAGGGATTCTCTTCTCATCTACTCACCACTCAAGATAGGTGGAGTCTGGGCACAGGGCACCCCAGGACTAGAAATGAAGGCTCCCTTCCGAGAGTGAAACCAGAAGACCCGTTGGACAGTGGGAGAGGCCAGCCACTCAGAGCAGGGATCCACCAAACAGAAGGAGACTCGGGGACCGCTCAGGTCCCAGCAGAACACACGGTCCCGGGGAGGCAGGACTGGAATGTGACTCAAGCTGAAACTTGAGACAGTTAAAACTGTGATCTCTACAAGAAGAGGGGGAGGCCTGCTTCGAGATTAGAAAATGGGGGGGCCCATCatggcaaataaacaaataaataaaagcaattacacacacatacacccagcTTTGTCTGAAGGACACAAACCAAACTACTAAGAGTGGCTACCACTGGCGAGTGGATCGGGACTGCAGGAGCAAGTAGCCTGCTGGcttttttctttaagcaaaaaGCGTGATTCCCTTTTGAGAGCCCTGCTCTGGGCAGCCTCCAGCCACCTTGTTGGCCGCCATTCTCTGGGCTCTAACTCCAAACACACATTTCAGACAAGCTGAGACAAGACAGGCACTCCTGACCCACTTACTCCTTTGAGAAGCAATTCTGCAGCCCCCGAGACACCTCGAGCTATGCTTGGCAGGGAGAGGCAAAGAAAGGACCAGGCTTGGCCTCTGCCCTGCTGGAACACATTCCAGTCTCAGCCTAATCCTGTCACTGCTTGATTATGtgactgtggtaggcagaatggcccctccaaagatgtccatgtcctaacccccagtacccgTTTGTTTTGTTACTTGGCAAGGCAGAATGAAGGCTGCAGATGGAATTTAAGTCCACTGCTTAGCAGTGGACTGAAAAActagagagattatcctggattatctgcaTGAGCCCAGTGTAATGACAAGGGTGTTAAatgggaagaggaaggcagatgAGAAGGAAGCAAAGGTGGCGTCCTGAGAAAGACTCTACTGGCCACTGCCAGCTGTGAAGACGGGAagaggccacaagccaagaaacatggtcagcctctagaagctgggcaAGGCAAGACATCAGATTTTGCCCTAGATCTTCTAGGAAGGAAtgcaaccctgccaacaccttgattttagcttgGTGAAACCCGTTTTTGACCTCTGACCTTCACAACTGTAAAATAAcatgtgctgttttaagccacaaagtttatgtgatttgttatagcagcaaacaGAAACCAACACAAGGACCAAGGGGAAGAAGAAACcctctctctgagactcagtttctttacctggaAAAGTAGATGGACATCTGCCCTTTATACAAGGTATTTTTGTAAGTGCCAATTAAACTGCATGTCGAAGTTTCTCAGTTTCTTAAAATCAGTAGGACACCATAAAAACACCAGCACTTACTCCTACTGCTAGGCGGTTTACTGAGCAAGTGTCCCCGGGGGTGTCTGTTCACTGTTCATCACTCGTCTGTTCTCTCCACACCTAACTGAATCCCTGAGCGGCCCCATTTGGGCTCCTGCTCTACCAGGGTGGGATGGGTACCTCTCAGGCTCCAGCTAGAACCAGCTTCCTGTGCGGACACGTGTCAGGTTTTCGGGGAACACTGGCCTAACCCAACCTAACGACCAATTCCAGGAAACTGCTATGGAATGCTCAGAAAAGCTCAGCTTTCTGGGCAGCCTCCTCCATCATTCAAACCCCTGCCCTTGGCCATCTCCCAGGCCCAGGGGATCTGAGCACCACCCCGTCCGCCCTGGGCTCTGCTGCAGAGCAGCCTCTTGGAGGCCAGACCAGGGATGCTGCCTGCGATGTTCCCCATGCAGCTCCCTCTCGGGAGAGCTCACCTGGAGAGGGGCTTTCCGGCCGGGGCAGGGCTCCTTCTGCCACCTCCCCCTCTTTAGGGGAGTCCTTGCTGTCTGGAGCCCTGAGCTGGGTGTGGGAGAAGAGCTGCAGGACGAAGCCAGGAGGGAAGCTGCCGTCAGTGAAGTGTCGGACCTCGGCTGGTGCTGCGAAAGTCTCTGTGGGTGAGTCAGGCGACGGGGGCTCTAGGAGGAGGGACAGAACAGTGATCGAATGGGGGGGAGCGGGCTGCAAAGCTCCACTgggccccaccccatccccaccttaGAGCACTGGCCAGAGCCCACGGCCTCCTCCCGGGGCCTCCCCTTCACCTGGGTCAGGGTCCGGGTTTTTGGTCATAGGTCTGCCTCTTTTCTTCCTGACTGGCTCTTCCTCAGGGGGTTCCTTCCACCTCTGACCACGGAGCTTCTTATTTCCTGGCTCTGCAGTGGAGGCAGCTGCAAAAAGAAAAGACCTTATACCTTTTCTAGGAGGCCATGCCTGAACCCTGCAACCACAGGGCTCCTGAAGACAACCTGCCCAGCACACAGGGCCTGTGCCTCACCCCGtccccaagaccccaccccaTGAGCCTCACTAGCTTCCCTGTTGACTGACCAGGAATCTCCAGGGGGCGAAGTCCCCTGGGACGGCTCCTTTTAGGGAGGGATGTGTTGTCTTCGGGGTCAAGGAGAACGACGATCTCTGCTGGTGTTCTTGCAGCATCTGGATTAGAGTCTGGGTCTGGCTCAATATCCCGGCCTGATTCTGAAGGGGGCAAAGGCCCAGTGAGCTCCAAGTGCCCCCACCAGGCCcaatccctccccccacccccacccccacccccaccccaactacCTGAGTTGTGTGGGGACGGCTGCTCGGCTCTGACATCCTGCAGAAGGGCCACCCCCTCGCTCCAGGCCTCCAGGATGTTGCTCTTCTCCGAAGGGCTCAGGTCCAGGGTGTGAGGATGCTGCTCCAAGATGTGTGAGCGAGCCGTGTCGGCCGACGGGGACTGGATCTCAGCGCCGCACACCATGCACAGCGCCCGCCCGCTGCCTCCCGGGCTGTTGCCCACCAGAAACTCCTGCTCCCAAGACCCCTGCTGCCTGAGCTCCTCACAGCTATCACCGCCTGCCTCCAGCAAGCTGGGTCTAGGTGGTGGGGTCTTCTCCTGTTGGGTCACTgtatggggagaggggagggcgtTATCAATAAAGGTGCCTATGGCCAATAATACTTAGCACTCGAGTCCCCAAACATGGTAGcttgtgtggggtggggaggcggagCATTCCCATCCACAATGTTCTTCTCCTTTCCCCTGGAACCCAGGAGGCACAAGCCACACTGAACACAGCCTACGTGCCTGGTGTCCTGCTATGCTTGCCTCTACACCTCTCAATCTAGTCCTGGGCTGCAAGACTACATGCATCTTTCCAACAGGCCCTGTTCCTGCAGGTCCCCAGCCTCCGCACAGCTGTCCAGACCACCCTGATCAGTCTGGATGACATCATCCCTGCAAAGCCTTCCAGACCCCCACCTGACAGTTGATTCCATCTGTATCTGACTCCTAGGCCACAGCATACGTTTTCTTGAGGGTGAGGACAGAAAATGTTACCATCCTAGTAAAGGCTCCCCCACCCCGCTGCCCCCAGGGCCTTCTGCAGTGCTGCCAGAGCATTTGTGGCTCTGCTCTCCCACCCATCGCATGAACCGTAATCTCTGACAGGGCAGGAGCTCCTTTCAGCTCAGCAAAGTAGGCAGCCTTAGACCCACACCAGCCTGGCAGCTCAGTGCCTCTGCCAGGCACCTATGATGTCTCATGGCTGCACCTCTCTTCCACCTTCCAGGGAGGACAGGACAAAATACAAACATGGAATGCCCTAATACCCATGGGCTGTATGGAAAAGGTGGTGTTTGAAATGGATATGAGCCTTGGCTTGGACTCAGAAACTAGGTCCGAGCTAGGTTCTAACTATCCCCCATGTGACCGTGGGCAGGAACCCTAACCTCTCAGTTGCAATCCACTTTCTTCCCCACCACTTCTCTAAGACAGCTCTCGCCAAGGTCGCCAACGCTAAACCCAGGAGTTAGTTCATCAATGTCATCCTCTGCCAATCACCTCCTCCATCTCAATTTTCATCACTCACATCCAGGGCACCACCTTCCACTCTCACTTCTCTGGCTCACTTTCtcactccctcacttcctccaggTCACCACTGAAGAACATCTCCCCCGAGCTGTGCACCCCAATCCCTTCTCTTTGTCATTTCCTCCACAGCACACACCACCACCTGACACTGTTTGTCTTTTACTTGTCCACTCTGTCTCCTCACTGCACTGTAGGATCCATGgcagcacagattttttttttttttttttttttttttagagacagggtcttgccctgtcacccgggctggaatgcagtggtgtcatcatagctcactgcagccttgaactcctgcgcttaggccatcctcccacctcagcctcctgagtaactgggactacaggtgtgcaccaccaagtccaactaattttttaaaatttttttgaaaagatggggtctcactaggttgctctggctggtctcaatcgatcctcccacctcagcctcccaaaatgctaggattacaggcatgagccaccgtgcccagccttgacAGCAGATTTTTGATGTTCCACACCTGTATCTCTAGCACTGAGAACACTGCCTGGCGTTTAGTAATGTGTGATGAGGGACTGACTCCATCCCAACCTGTAATCACTGGAATATTCCAGGACTCAGTCCTTGGACCACTTCTCTGTCTACCTTCTTCCTCTAATAAGCCTCATCCCATTGCCTGCCTGCTGACAACTCCCATATCTATACCTCTAGCTGGATTCTCCCAGGAAATCCAGACTTAGGTATCTGACTGCCTAGCCAACCCCTCCACTTGAATGTGTAATGGCCTCTCAAACTTACCATattctcaccttttttttttttttttttttttgagacagagtctcactctgttgcccgggctagagcgagtgccgtggcgtcacctagctcacagcaacctcaaactcctgggctcaagtgatcctactgcctcagcctcccgagtagctgggactacaggcatgtgccaccatgcccggctaattttttctatatatattttttagttggccagataatttctttctatttttagtagagacggggtctcgctcttgctcaggctgatctcgaactcctgacctcgagcaatcctcccgcctcggcctcccagagtgctaggattacaggcgtgagccaccgcgcccggcccatattctCACCTTAACTCCCCATCTCCCATAAGCCTGCACCCCAGTCCCCATCTCAGTAAACAGGAGGGCCATTCttcagttgctcaggccaaaagtCTTGCATTCAATCTTTTTCTCACACCCCAAATCTTTCCTCcacacttgctgtttcctctgcctgaagtGCTCTTCCTCTAGCTATTATCAGGCTGGCTTCCGCCCTTCCTTCAGGTCTGCACTCGAAATTCACCGTATTAGTGAAGCCTTTCCTAACCACTCAATACACCAAAGACGACATCCAGCCCCCTCTTCTCCTTGTCCTGCTTAAGTGACCTCTGAAGCACTTACTGCCACTTGACACACTACACATTTACCTATTTAATACTCTTTTCAGCCATTGATATGGTGATATTCCTCAGCGGCAGGTTCggctgctttgtttaccgatattaCCATCTTTAAACCTAAAACAGTGCCCGGCATACAGTAGGTGCCCAATGAACATTAGCTGAATGAAATAACTTCTGTGGACTTCAATTTCCTCCCTAGCAGTGGGGATAAGGCTGCCCTTgcagggttgttgggaggattagcCGAGAGGGCCTCTGACAGTGCCCGGCGAGCACTCAAGAAAT
Encoded proteins:
- the SPINDOC gene encoding spindlin interactor and repressor of chromatin-binding protein, with translation MALKAEGAALDCFEVTLKCEEGEDEEEAMVVAVIPRREPMLRVTQQEKTPPPRPSLLEAGGDSCEELRQQGSWEQEFLVGNSPGGSGRALCMVCGAEIQSPSADTARSHILEQHPHTLDLSPSEKSNILEAWSEGVALLQDVRAEQPSPHNSESGRDIEPDPDSNPDAARTPAEIVVLLDPEDNTSLPKRSRPRGLRPLEIPAASTAEPGNKKLRGQRWKEPPEEEPVRKKRGRPMTKNPDPDPEPPSPDSPTETFAAPAEVRHFTDGSFPPGFVLQLFSHTQLRAPDSKDSPKEGEVAEGALPRPESPSPAPPPGLRGTLDLQVIRVRMEEPPAVSLLQDWSKHPQGTKGAGADDAPDWPTVLSESNTTAGGEPKAGSGV